In one window of Nocardiopsis aegyptia DNA:
- a CDS encoding MbtH family protein gives MTNPFEDEDGLYLVLVNDEGQHSLWPAIIAVPAGWRVAHDRDTRQGCLEHIERTWTDLRPASVREAG, from the coding sequence ATGACCAACCCGTTCGAGGACGAGGACGGCCTCTACCTGGTGCTCGTCAACGACGAGGGCCAGCACTCGCTGTGGCCCGCGATCATCGCGGTGCCCGCCGGCTGGCGGGTCGCCCACGACCGCGACACCCGTCAGGGCTGCCTGGAGCACATCGAGCGGACCTGGACCGACCTGCGTCCGGCGAGCGTCAGGGAGGCAGGGTGA
- a CDS encoding non-ribosomal peptide synthetase, with protein sequence MRSPYPIAEHDPEHRFDPFPLTDQQQAYLLGRTGAFELGNVSTHAYYEYEGELDTDRFTLAWRRAIERHDALRTVILPDTGEQAVLADTGEFTPEIVDLRGRDPEPELRRVRERLSHQVRPADAWPLFSVVVSLLDEGRSRVHVSFDALILDYLSWQLLIADLTRFYRDPDAELAPLPVTYRDYVLAEAAITGTDRYRRAEEYWRGKVAALPPAPRLPLAADPATVDVPRWSSRLATLPDERWRAVKASAAAHGLTASTVCLTAFAEVLAAWSESAHFTLNVPRMNRFPLHPEANALLGEFASFSLLEVDHRDPDLPFAERAKRLQRTFWTDLQHQEYPGVRALRDVARATGGGRRALMPVVLTSTIGFTAGEEPLLGHTLRRVFAVTQTPQVYLDTQIEESPAGLVYNLDSVDALLPPETADALCADLGRILDRLAEPDAWNAPDLLGEAGGSGVAGGLRGPVAPIPDDLVHDAFVRQARAHPDRTAVIAPDRTLTYGELHGLAARVAVWLRAQGARPGDPVAVLLDKGWEQVVAAYGVLLAGCPYLPLDAAAPTARVHALLDHAGTETVLDAETLAKALTLPEQEPPPMTAGPGDLAYVLFTSGSTGRPKGVMVEHRGMVNALEATRAEFGVGPDDTCLAVTALHHDMSAFDLFGVLGAGGTVVVPAADRARDADHWAELAAEHGVTLWNSVPAMMEMLLAAGSAPHSLRTVFLGGDWVPPRLAADLLDQVPGIDVVSVGGPTETTLWNIWHRVVPADLDRATIPYGRPIANTAYHVLDERGRERPRGVVGELCCAGPGVARGYWDDPERTGAAFTDRRGERIYRTGDLGRVLPDGTIEFVGRADAQVKVRGMRIEPGEVEAALREQPGVTAAAVVGVPRADGRGHRAIAAHVTGDADPDALRAALAERLPDHLVPATVTVLEELPLTGNGKVDRAALAARSQAASSTEEREIAAPRTPLEETIAQIWAEVVGLDAVGVHDDFFTVGGDSVAATRVLVELREALDRPGLPLMALLSTGTVAGMATALLAEDPSLDRVAELYQHVLALSDDEVEAGLSG encoded by the coding sequence GTGAGGTCCCCCTACCCGATCGCCGAGCACGATCCCGAGCACCGGTTCGACCCCTTCCCGCTCACCGACCAGCAACAGGCCTACCTGCTCGGACGCACCGGCGCGTTCGAGCTGGGCAACGTGTCCACCCACGCGTACTACGAGTACGAGGGCGAGCTCGACACCGACCGCTTCACCCTGGCCTGGCGCCGGGCGATCGAGCGGCACGACGCCCTGCGCACGGTGATCCTGCCCGACACCGGAGAGCAGGCGGTTCTGGCCGATACCGGCGAGTTCACCCCCGAGATCGTCGACCTGCGGGGCCGCGACCCCGAACCCGAGCTGCGCCGCGTGCGCGAACGGCTCTCCCACCAGGTCCGCCCGGCCGACGCGTGGCCGCTGTTCTCGGTGGTCGTGAGCCTGCTGGACGAGGGACGCAGCCGGGTGCACGTCAGCTTCGACGCGCTGATCCTGGACTACCTCAGCTGGCAGCTGCTCATCGCCGACCTGACCCGCTTCTATCGCGATCCCGATGCGGAGCTTGCGCCCCTCCCGGTGACCTATCGGGACTACGTCCTGGCCGAAGCCGCCATCACCGGTACCGACCGATATCGGCGGGCCGAGGAGTACTGGCGCGGCAAGGTCGCGGCCCTGCCGCCCGCGCCCCGGCTGCCGCTGGCCGCGGACCCCGCCACGGTCGACGTGCCGCGCTGGTCCAGCCGCCTGGCGACCCTGCCCGACGAGCGCTGGCGCGCGGTGAAGGCCAGTGCCGCCGCCCACGGGCTCACCGCCTCCACGGTGTGCCTCACCGCGTTCGCCGAGGTGCTCGCCGCCTGGAGCGAGTCGGCGCACTTCACCCTCAACGTGCCCCGGATGAACCGGTTCCCGCTGCATCCCGAGGCGAACGCGCTGCTCGGCGAGTTCGCGTCCTTCTCGCTGTTGGAGGTGGACCACCGCGACCCGGACCTGCCGTTCGCCGAGCGGGCCAAGCGGTTGCAGCGCACCTTCTGGACCGACCTCCAGCACCAGGAGTACCCGGGCGTGCGCGCGCTGCGCGACGTCGCGCGGGCCACCGGAGGGGGCCGCCGGGCGCTCATGCCGGTCGTCCTGACCAGCACCATCGGGTTCACGGCGGGGGAGGAGCCGTTGCTCGGGCACACGTTGCGCCGGGTGTTCGCGGTCACCCAGACCCCGCAGGTGTACCTGGACACGCAGATCGAGGAGTCCCCGGCGGGGCTGGTGTACAACCTGGACTCGGTGGACGCGCTGCTGCCCCCGGAGACCGCCGACGCCCTGTGCGCGGACCTCGGCCGGATCCTGGACCGGCTCGCCGAGCCCGACGCCTGGAACGCCCCCGACCTCCTGGGGGAGGCCGGCGGGTCTGGTGTGGCCGGTGGCCTCCGGGGGCCGGTGGCGCCGATCCCCGACGACCTGGTGCACGACGCCTTCGTCCGCCAGGCCCGCGCGCACCCCGACCGGACGGCCGTCATCGCCCCCGACCGGACGCTCACCTACGGCGAACTCCACGGGCTCGCCGCGCGGGTGGCCGTCTGGCTGCGCGCGCAGGGCGCCCGCCCCGGGGACCCCGTCGCCGTCCTGCTCGACAAGGGGTGGGAGCAGGTGGTGGCCGCCTACGGCGTGCTCCTCGCCGGGTGCCCGTACCTGCCGCTGGACGCCGCCGCGCCCACGGCTCGCGTCCACGCCCTCCTCGACCACGCGGGGACCGAGACCGTCCTGGACGCAGAGACGCTCGCCAAGGCCCTCACCCTCCCGGAGCAGGAGCCGCCGCCCATGACGGCCGGGCCCGGCGACCTGGCCTATGTCCTGTTCACCTCGGGCTCGACCGGCCGTCCCAAGGGCGTGATGGTCGAGCACCGCGGGATGGTCAACGCGCTGGAGGCCACGCGCGCGGAGTTCGGGGTCGGACCGGACGACACGTGTCTCGCGGTCACCGCGCTGCACCACGACATGTCGGCGTTCGACCTCTTCGGCGTGCTCGGCGCGGGCGGCACCGTCGTCGTCCCGGCGGCCGACCGCGCGCGCGACGCCGACCACTGGGCCGAACTGGCCGCGGAACACGGCGTCACCCTGTGGAACTCGGTGCCCGCGATGATGGAGATGCTGCTGGCCGCGGGCTCCGCGCCGCACTCACTGCGCACGGTGTTCCTCGGCGGGGACTGGGTGCCGCCCCGGCTCGCCGCGGACCTGCTCGACCAGGTGCCCGGGATCGACGTGGTCAGCGTCGGCGGGCCCACCGAGACGACTCTGTGGAACATCTGGCACCGGGTCGTCCCGGCCGATCTCGACCGCGCCACGATCCCCTATGGCCGCCCGATCGCCAACACCGCCTATCACGTTCTCGACGAGCGCGGCCGGGAACGGCCCCGGGGCGTGGTCGGCGAGCTCTGCTGCGCCGGACCGGGGGTGGCCCGCGGCTACTGGGACGATCCCGAACGCACCGGCGCCGCCTTCACCGACCGCCGCGGTGAGCGGATCTACCGCACCGGCGACCTGGGGCGCGTGCTGCCCGACGGCACGATCGAGTTCGTCGGCCGCGCGGACGCCCAGGTGAAGGTGCGCGGGATGCGGATCGAACCCGGGGAGGTGGAGGCCGCACTGCGGGAGCAGCCCGGCGTCACCGCGGCGGCCGTCGTCGGCGTGCCCCGGGCCGATGGACGCGGTCATCGCGCGATCGCCGCCCACGTGACGGGCGACGCCGATCCCGACGCCCTGCGCGCGGCCCTCGCCGAGCGCCTGCCCGACCACCTGGTGCCCGCCACCGTCACCGTTCTGGAGGAGCTGCCGCTCACCGGCAACGGCAAGGTGGACCGCGCGGCGCTCGCCGCCCGGTCGCAGGCCGCGTCCTCGACCGAGGAGCGGGAGATCGCTGCTCCGCGCACGCCGCTGGAGGAGACGATCGCGCAGATCTGGGCGGAGGTCGTCGGGCTCGACGCCGTCGGGGTGCACGACGACTTCTTCACCGTCGGCGGCGACTCGGTCGCGGCAACGCGGGTGCTGGTGGAGCTGCGCGAGGCACTGGACCGGCCCGGCCTGCCGCTGATGGCGCTGCTGTCCACGGGCACGGTCGCGGGGATGGCCACGGCCCTGCTGGCCGAGGACCCGAGCCTGGACCGCGTCGCCGAGCTGTACCAGCATGTCCTGGCACTGTCCGACGACGAGGTGGAAGCGGGGCTGTCCGGATGA
- a CDS encoding alpha/beta fold hydrolase, protein MTPWLRRLDARPQAGRILLCFPHAGGAASAYRAWPALVPGDIEPYAVQYPGRETRVREPLIDAMDTLVKEALAAIEPELDRPVTVFGHSMGASVAHEFTLALSRLRPGLVQRLVVSARPGPFAQRAPARPVHERDDAGVRAALDALGGGGGEVLDHPELWELLLPMIRNDFRLIERYRPGSGVLDVDVTAFAGDADPSMRAELIEAWESATTGRFTARVLPGGHFYLHEHLAEVVAAATEPVTPDRVASVKEYPMPESDEITAALSVEGLRASIADVLGVDAAEVTPEAGLFELGLDSMRMMQLSVRWQALGLEVPFAELAEKPTVEAWSELLLGLAAEQS, encoded by the coding sequence ATGACTCCGTGGTTGCGCCGCCTGGACGCACGCCCCCAGGCCGGCCGGATCCTGCTGTGCTTCCCGCACGCGGGGGGAGCGGCGAGTGCATATCGGGCCTGGCCCGCGCTGGTGCCCGGCGACATCGAGCCGTACGCCGTGCAGTACCCGGGCCGCGAGACCCGGGTGCGCGAACCCCTGATCGACGCCATGGACACGCTGGTCAAGGAGGCCCTGGCGGCGATCGAGCCCGAGCTGGACCGGCCGGTGACGGTGTTCGGACACAGCATGGGGGCGTCCGTGGCGCACGAGTTCACGCTCGCGCTGTCCCGGCTGCGGCCGGGGCTCGTGCAGCGGCTCGTGGTGTCGGCCCGGCCCGGGCCGTTCGCCCAGCGGGCCCCGGCCCGGCCGGTCCACGAGCGCGACGACGCGGGTGTGCGGGCCGCGCTCGACGCGCTCGGTGGCGGGGGAGGCGAGGTGCTGGACCATCCGGAGCTGTGGGAGCTGCTGCTGCCGATGATCCGGAACGACTTCCGGCTCATCGAGCGCTACCGACCCGGTTCCGGCGTGCTCGACGTGGACGTCACCGCGTTCGCGGGTGACGCCGACCCGTCGATGCGCGCCGAGCTGATCGAGGCGTGGGAGTCGGCCACCACGGGCCGGTTCACCGCGCGCGTCCTGCCCGGAGGGCACTTCTACCTGCACGAACACCTGGCGGAGGTGGTCGCCGCGGCCACCGAACCCGTGACACCCGACCGCGTTGCCTCAGTGAAGGAGTACCCCATGCCCGAATCCGACGAGATCACCGCAGCCCTCAGCGTCGAGGGCCTGCGCGCCTCGATCGCCGACGTTCTCGGCGTCGACGCCGCCGAGGTCACGCCGGAGGCGGGCCTGTTCGAGCTGGGGCTGGACTCGATGCGGATGATGCAGCTGTCCGTGCGCTGGCAGGCGCTCGGCCTGGAGGTGCCGTTCGCGGAGCTGGCGGAGAAGCCGACCGTCGAGGCGTGGTCGGAGCTGCTGCTCGGCCTGGCGGCCGAGCAGAGCTGA
- the cyaB gene encoding class IV adenylate cyclase, whose protein sequence is MSPVEVERKRELEGSAAEARARLAELGYRETSSFTEVDSYFSRPDVDFLETVECLRVRHRDGFAEITYKPASTADNHSHDGVITKRETNVLLQDTDQADHADLLLRSLGMVFLARVEKSRTSYRHPEHDDITLVLDEVAGTGVFLETEIISHDTDTAATQLRKVEDELGLSAYPVVSLPYRDLVLQRGAMADHH, encoded by the coding sequence GTGAGTCCTGTCGAAGTGGAACGCAAACGCGAACTGGAGGGGTCCGCGGCCGAGGCGAGGGCGCGGCTCGCCGAGCTGGGCTACCGCGAGACGTCCTCGTTCACCGAGGTGGACAGCTACTTCAGCCGGCCGGACGTCGACTTCCTGGAGACCGTGGAGTGCCTGCGAGTGCGACACAGGGACGGGTTCGCCGAAATCACCTACAAACCCGCTTCCACCGCCGACAACCACAGCCATGACGGCGTGATCACGAAACGCGAGACGAACGTACTGCTCCAGGACACCGACCAAGCCGACCACGCGGACCTGTTGCTGAGGTCGCTCGGCATGGTCTTCCTGGCACGGGTCGAAAAGTCACGGACCTCCTACCGCCACCCCGAGCACGACGACATCACCCTCGTCCTGGATGAGGTCGCCGGTACGGGCGTGTTCCTGGAAACCGAGATCATCTCCCACGACACCGACACGGCAGCCACCCAACTGAGGAAGGTTGAGGACGAACTCGGGCTCAGCGCGTATCCCGTGGTGTCGCTGCCGTACCGGGACCTGGTACTTCAGCGAGGCGCGATGGCGGACCATCACTGA
- a CDS encoding dihydrofolate reductase family protein, which produces MKLTTTTWVTVDGVMQGLGGAGEDRRGGFERGGWAMPYFDDEAAAFLNGVYQRADAFLFGRRTYEIFAGYWGVMPNPDENPIAAALNTRPKYVASNTLTEPEWADTTVLSGDVAAAIGELKATQTGELQVHGSGGLVRWLFEHRLVDEAVLFVCPVVLGQGTRLFPDSGPDTALDLVDSRSTPRGVTIQVYRPDGRPRYETAAPTPSS; this is translated from the coding sequence ATGAAGCTCACCACCACCACATGGGTCACCGTCGACGGCGTCATGCAGGGGCTCGGCGGAGCGGGCGAGGACCGCAGAGGAGGATTCGAGCGCGGCGGATGGGCCATGCCGTACTTCGACGACGAGGCCGCGGCTTTTCTCAACGGGGTCTACCAGCGCGCCGACGCGTTCCTGTTCGGCCGGCGGACCTACGAGATCTTCGCCGGCTACTGGGGAGTGATGCCGAACCCGGACGAGAACCCCATCGCCGCGGCCCTGAACACGCGGCCCAAGTACGTCGCGTCGAACACTCTCACCGAACCGGAGTGGGCGGACACGACCGTCCTCTCCGGTGACGTCGCGGCCGCCATCGGAGAGCTGAAGGCCACGCAGACAGGTGAGTTGCAGGTGCACGGCAGCGGAGGCCTGGTTCGCTGGCTGTTCGAGCACCGGCTCGTCGACGAGGCCGTCCTGTTCGTCTGCCCGGTGGTCCTCGGCCAGGGCACCCGGCTGTTCCCCGACAGCGGCCCGGACACGGCGCTCGACCTGGTCGACTCGCGGTCCACTCCGAGGGGAGTGACGATCCAGGTCTACCGGCCCGACGGCCGCCCCCGGTATGAGACGGCCGCGCCGACCCCGAGCTCGTGA
- a CDS encoding TetR/AcrR family transcriptional regulator, translating to MKTPPDDLAQRLLDVSEQVLGATPPPRLEDIAKQVGASRAALYYYFAGRDDLLAFLLSTHTQDGARAVREAIEPEGPPEQRLREMVGALADYLAHRPGVCVGLLGALGAAGKMSEVLKANDEHIAGPLRDLLDECRAVGAVDVANAADAANAMLGGLLHAVLGRAMAETDPTDPEFLDRLRDQALRGVLS from the coding sequence GTGAAGACACCACCTGACGACCTCGCACAGCGCCTGCTCGACGTCAGCGAGCAAGTGTTGGGCGCCACTCCGCCGCCACGCCTGGAGGACATCGCCAAGCAGGTCGGAGCGTCACGGGCCGCGCTGTACTACTACTTCGCCGGTCGCGACGATCTGCTCGCCTTCCTGCTGTCCACACACACCCAGGACGGGGCCCGGGCGGTCCGCGAGGCGATCGAACCGGAGGGTCCGCCCGAGCAGCGGTTGCGGGAGATGGTGGGCGCGCTCGCCGACTACCTGGCGCACCGGCCAGGAGTCTGCGTGGGGTTGCTGGGCGCGCTCGGCGCGGCGGGCAAGATGAGCGAGGTCCTGAAGGCCAACGACGAGCACATCGCCGGCCCGCTCAGGGACCTGCTCGACGAGTGCCGCGCCGTCGGCGCGGTCGATGTCGCGAACGCCGCCGACGCCGCCAACGCCATGCTCGGCGGACTGCTGCACGCCGTTCTGGGCCGGGCCATGGCCGAAACGGACCCGACCGATCCGGAGTTCCTGGACCGGCTCCGCGACCAGGCCCTCCGCGGAGTGCTCAGCTAG
- a CDS encoding SDR family NAD(P)-dependent oxidoreductase, producing MVQILSYGPWAVVTGASSGIGRAFAEQLAEAGLHLVLAARSTDRLQALAAELTQDHGVECRVVTVDLGREGAAATIVDATADLDVGLLISNAGAGRPGRFLDQDVADLHRRHTVNSTTHLDLAHAFGRRFAARGRGGMVLVSALGAIHGLPNMAHESASKAYALNLGEGLHHELASAGVDVMVLLPGNVDTPVMDAYGIERESMPIRPLPVRAAVREALAAFLRGRATFVPDRRMRVMARLLPRALSIRVNGRMLGRAAQVLAEREAAASR from the coding sequence ATGGTTCAAATCTTATCCTATGGCCCGTGGGCGGTCGTGACCGGAGCTTCCTCCGGCATCGGCCGCGCCTTCGCCGAACAGCTCGCCGAGGCCGGACTGCACCTGGTCCTCGCCGCCCGATCCACCGACCGGCTCCAGGCGCTCGCCGCCGAACTCACGCAGGACCACGGGGTCGAGTGCCGGGTCGTCACCGTCGATCTCGGTCGCGAGGGCGCCGCCGCGACGATCGTCGACGCGACCGCCGACCTCGACGTCGGACTGCTGATCTCGAACGCCGGTGCCGGGAGGCCCGGCCGCTTCCTCGACCAGGACGTGGCCGACCTGCACCGTCGGCACACCGTCAACTCGACCACCCACCTGGACCTGGCCCACGCCTTCGGCCGGCGCTTCGCCGCGCGCGGGCGGGGCGGGATGGTGCTCGTGTCGGCTCTGGGCGCCATCCACGGATTGCCCAACATGGCCCACGAGAGCGCCTCCAAGGCCTACGCGCTCAACCTCGGCGAGGGCCTGCACCACGAACTCGCCTCGGCCGGAGTGGACGTCATGGTGCTGCTGCCCGGGAACGTGGACACCCCGGTCATGGACGCCTACGGGATCGAACGGGAGTCGATGCCGATCCGGCCGCTCCCGGTCCGGGCCGCTGTGCGGGAGGCGTTGGCCGCGTTCCTGCGGGGCCGGGCGACGTTCGTCCCGGACCGCCGGATGAGGGTGATGGCCCGCCTGCTGCCCCGCGCCCTGTCCATCCGGGTCAACGGACGCATGCTGGGCCGGGCCGCCCAGGTCCTCGCCGAACGCGAGGCCGCCGCGTCCCGGTGA
- a CDS encoding alpha/beta fold hydrolase encodes MTTPNPTSQTHTTDPTNPTDPTNPSWTGMVPVDDTALAVTDTGGSGCPVVYLNGAYAGQRHWRHVIGELGAGLRHITFDERARGRSRQSADYSFEACVRDVDAVLEARGVDRAIVVGWSYGAATAVHWAERNPDRTMGVVCVDGGLPYGLTGEEGRERIRKLFHKMRFLLPLVRPFGLAARMSADQHAEVNIEVNQVHADLEPVLDRVTVPVRYVLATNGNLGGGDEEMEEVRASLDPVLDRKPNIQVSAKVPSNHSHILRKDFRAVAAAVRGLVPTGDRTAD; translated from the coding sequence GTGACCACGCCGAACCCGACCAGCCAGACCCATACGACCGATCCGACCAACCCCACCGATCCGACCAACCCGAGCTGGACCGGCATGGTGCCGGTCGACGACACGGCTCTGGCCGTGACCGACACCGGTGGCTCCGGCTGCCCCGTCGTCTACCTCAACGGCGCCTATGCCGGCCAGCGGCACTGGCGGCACGTGATCGGCGAACTCGGCGCCGGCTTACGGCACATCACCTTCGACGAGCGGGCCCGCGGCCGGTCCCGGCAGTCGGCGGACTACTCCTTCGAGGCGTGCGTCCGCGACGTCGACGCCGTCCTCGAAGCCCGGGGCGTGGACCGGGCGATCGTGGTCGGCTGGTCCTACGGGGCGGCGACCGCGGTGCACTGGGCGGAACGGAACCCGGACCGTACCATGGGCGTGGTCTGCGTCGATGGCGGCCTGCCGTACGGCCTGACCGGCGAGGAGGGCCGTGAGCGGATCCGGAAGCTCTTCCACAAGATGCGCTTCCTCCTGCCGCTGGTGCGTCCGTTCGGGCTGGCCGCGCGGATGAGCGCCGACCAGCACGCGGAGGTCAACATCGAGGTCAACCAGGTCCACGCCGACCTGGAGCCGGTCCTGGACCGCGTCACCGTCCCGGTCCGGTACGTCCTGGCCACGAACGGCAACCTCGGCGGAGGCGACGAGGAGATGGAGGAGGTGCGCGCCTCGCTCGACCCGGTGCTCGACCGAAAGCCGAACATCCAGGTGAGCGCGAAGGTGCCGAGCAACCACTCCCACATCCTGCGGAAGGACTTCCGGGCCGTCGCCGCCGCCGTGCGCGGTCTCGTCCCCACCGGCGACCGCACGGCAGACTGA
- a CDS encoding DUF4097 family beta strand repeat-containing protein, which translates to MHRFTTATPVSTVLDIPAGQVRFIAADRSDTTVEVRPANPGTTRDVKAAEQTTVDYADGVLRILNPTKNASLRTPGSVEVTVQLPTGSHIDAKAASAEIRGVGRLGDIAFEGAHGPVKVDEAASVRLTTSAGDVTVGRLHGTSQITTSQGDIHIAEAVSGALELRTEKGAISVDAAVGASASLDASTSYGRVHNSLRNSEGVGAELAIHATTSYGDITARSL; encoded by the coding sequence ATGCACCGCTTCACCACCGCCACCCCGGTCTCCACCGTCCTGGACATCCCCGCCGGCCAGGTCCGCTTCATCGCCGCCGACCGCTCCGACACCACGGTCGAGGTCCGGCCCGCGAACCCCGGCACGACCCGCGACGTCAAGGCCGCGGAGCAGACCACGGTCGACTACGCCGACGGCGTCCTGCGGATCCTGAACCCCACCAAGAACGCCTCCCTCCGCACCCCCGGGTCCGTGGAGGTCACCGTCCAGCTGCCCACCGGTTCGCACATCGACGCGAAGGCCGCCAGTGCCGAGATCCGGGGCGTGGGGCGGCTGGGCGACATCGCCTTCGAAGGCGCGCACGGCCCCGTCAAGGTCGACGAGGCCGCGAGCGTGCGCCTGACCACCTCGGCCGGCGACGTCACCGTCGGCCGTCTGCACGGCACCTCCCAGATCACCACCAGCCAGGGCGACATCCACATCGCCGAAGCCGTGAGCGGTGCGCTCGAACTGCGCACCGAGAAGGGCGCGATCTCCGTCGACGCCGCCGTCGGGGCCTCCGCCTCGCTGGACGCGAGCACCTCCTACGGCCGGGTGCACAACTCGCTCAGGAACTCCGAGGGCGTGGGCGCCGAGCTGGCCATCCACGCGACCACCTCCTACGGCGACATCACCGCCCGCAGCCTCTGA
- a CDS encoding GbsR/MarR family transcriptional regulator: MPGGRLTQPERRQIALGLAEGLAYAEIARGLERPTSTITREVMRNGGPTAYRADLAQRATERRTRRRPAPRAPRASAQPHGRDAEAVREYEEAFTTVFMQAGLPKMMARVLVCLYTTDSGSLTSADFVQRLQVSPASVSKAIAFLEEQGLVRREREKGRRERYVVDDDVWYQSMVASARSNDRVVETARQGVAVLGPGTPAAARLENIARFLDFVGESIHRAAEQARDVLHSGPAAGSPGATEPERGSEPGPEAGAGSGSRRGPEAGPGRG, encoded by the coding sequence ATGCCGGGAGGCAGACTCACCCAGCCGGAACGCCGGCAGATCGCCCTGGGGCTGGCCGAGGGCCTCGCCTACGCGGAGATCGCCAGGGGCCTGGAGCGGCCGACGTCGACCATCACGCGCGAGGTCATGCGCAACGGCGGCCCCACCGCGTATCGCGCCGACCTGGCCCAGCGCGCCACCGAGCGCCGCACCCGCCGGCGGCCCGCGCCGCGGGCGCCGAGGGCGTCCGCGCAGCCACACGGGCGCGACGCCGAGGCCGTGCGTGAGTACGAGGAGGCCTTCACGACCGTGTTCATGCAGGCGGGTCTGCCCAAGATGATGGCGCGGGTCCTGGTGTGCCTCTACACGACCGACTCGGGCAGCCTCACCTCGGCGGACTTCGTGCAGCGCCTCCAGGTCAGTCCGGCGTCCGTCTCCAAGGCGATCGCCTTCCTGGAGGAGCAGGGGCTGGTGCGCAGGGAGCGCGAGAAGGGCCGCCGCGAACGCTACGTCGTCGACGACGACGTCTGGTACCAGTCCATGGTGGCCAGTGCCCGGTCCAACGACCGGGTCGTCGAGACCGCTCGGCAGGGCGTGGCCGTGCTCGGCCCGGGAACTCCCGCCGCCGCGCGCCTGGAGAACATCGCGCGCTTCCTGGACTTCGTGGGCGAGAGCATCCACCGCGCGGCGGAACAGGCCCGCGATGTCCTGCACTCGGGTCCCGCAGCCGGGTCGCCCGGCGCCACCGAACCCGAGCGAGGATCGGAACCGGGGCCGGAGGCAGGAGCGGGGTCGGGCTCGCGGCGGGGGCCGGAAGCGGGGCCAGGCCGCGGTTAG
- a CDS encoding VOC family protein, translated as MHMDLVTIVVDEYDPAIAFFVDALGFELAEDTPSMTNEGRAKRWVVVRPPGGGTGLLLARADGDRQSAVVGNQIAGRVGFFLRVDDFEASYTRMAAAGVRFVTEPRDESYGRIAVFLDVAGNRWDLLGPNPSEGPRRDR; from the coding sequence ATGCACATGGACCTGGTGACGATCGTGGTGGACGAGTACGACCCCGCGATCGCGTTCTTCGTCGACGCGCTCGGCTTCGAGCTGGCGGAGGACACCCCGTCGATGACCAACGAAGGCCGCGCGAAGCGGTGGGTCGTCGTCCGGCCGCCGGGCGGCGGCACGGGACTGCTTCTGGCGCGTGCCGACGGGGATCGGCAGTCGGCGGTCGTGGGAAACCAGATCGCGGGGCGAGTGGGGTTCTTCCTGCGCGTGGACGACTTCGAGGCGTCGTACACCCGGATGGCGGCGGCGGGCGTCCGATTCGTGACGGAGCCGCGCGACGAGTCCTACGGGCGGATCGCCGTCTTCCTCGACGTCGCGGGCAACCGATGGGACCTGCTGGGCCCGAATCCTTCGGAGGGACCGCGCCGAGACCGGTGA
- a CDS encoding DUF4352 domain-containing protein: MNKISWIVTAAAAATALLVGFGAGWFGNQAYLRAQLSSAFEDVAADMDEAAPETPEDMEAMVEYEEDQDVVVSDNLPDPVPMGETASDGIWDITVSGVERADQVNGSYSNAVASDGWEFLILDVELTNASNGPQTPEIDGSEIMDAEGNRYAYHSDASFALDEDDAMYTEVNPNGTVDLRIPFEVEAGTEVTTALLSATWDSPQVAVSEIDEG, from the coding sequence GTGAACAAGATCTCCTGGATCGTCACCGCGGCGGCAGCCGCTACGGCCCTGTTGGTGGGCTTCGGCGCCGGTTGGTTCGGTAACCAGGCCTACCTGCGCGCCCAGCTCAGCAGCGCGTTCGAGGACGTCGCCGCGGACATGGACGAGGCCGCGCCCGAGACGCCCGAGGACATGGAGGCGATGGTCGAGTACGAGGAGGACCAGGACGTCGTCGTCTCGGACAACCTGCCGGACCCGGTGCCGATGGGGGAGACCGCGTCCGACGGGATCTGGGACATCACCGTGAGCGGGGTGGAGCGCGCCGACCAGGTCAACGGGTCCTACTCCAACGCCGTCGCCTCGGACGGCTGGGAGTTCCTCATCCTCGACGTGGAACTGACCAATGCCTCGAACGGCCCGCAGACCCCGGAGATCGACGGTTCCGAGATCATGGACGCCGAGGGCAACCGGTACGCGTACCACTCTGATGCGTCGTTCGCCCTGGACGAGGACGACGCCATGTACACCGAGGTCAACCCCAACGGCACCGTGGACCTGCGTATCCCGTTCGAGGTGGAGGCGGGTACCGAGGTGACCACGGCGCTGCTGTCGGCCACGTGGGATTCACCGCAGGTCGCCGTGTCCGAGATCGACGAAGGCTGA